The proteins below come from a single Vidua chalybeata isolate OUT-0048 chromosome 1, bVidCha1 merged haplotype, whole genome shotgun sequence genomic window:
- the PSMA2 gene encoding proteasome subunit alpha type-2 codes for MAERGYSFSLTTFSPSGKLVQIEYALAAVAAGAPSVGIKAANGVVLATEKKQKSILYDERSVHKVEPITKHIGLVYSGMGPDYRVLVHRARKLAQQYYLVYHEPIPTAQLVQRIASVMQEYTQSGGVRPFGVSLLICGWNEGRPYLFQSDPSGAYFAWKATAMGKNYVNGKTFLEKRYNEDLELEDAIHTAILTLKESFEGQMTEDNIEVGICNEAGFRRLTPTEVKDYLAAIA; via the exons ATGGCGGAGCGCGGCTACAGCTTCTCCCTCACCACCTTCAG TCCTTCTGGAAAGCTTGTTCAGATTGAATATGCTTTGGCTGCAGTAGCTGCCGGAGCTCCATCAGTTGGGATTAAAG ctgcaaatgGAGTAGTGTTGGCAACTGAGAAGAAGCAGAAATCCATTCTGTATGATGAAAGGAGTGTCCACAAAGTAGAACCAATTACCAAACATATAGGTTTAGTGTATAGTGGTATGGGTCCCGATTACAg aGTACTTGTGCACAGAGCTCGGAAGCTGGCCCAGCAGTATTACTTGGTTTATCATGAACCCATTCCAACAGCTCAGCTAGTACAGAGAATTGCTTCTGTGATGCAGGAGTACACACAGTCTGG TGGTGTTCGTCCCTTTGGTGTATCACTGCTAATATGTGGCTGGAATGAAGGGCGGCCGTATTTATTTCAGTCGGATCCATCT GGAGCTTATTTTGCCTGGAAAGCAACagcaatgggaaaaaattacGTCAATGGGAAAACATTTCTTGAGAAAAG ATACAATGAAGATTTGGAGCTTGAAGATGCCATTCATACAGCTATCTTAACACTAAAG GAGAGCTTTGAAGGGCAAATGACAGAAGACAACATTGAAGTTGGTATCTGTAATGAAGCTGGTTTTAGGAGGCTCACTCCAACTGAGGTTAAGGACTACTTGGCTGCAATAGCGTAG
- the MRPL32 gene encoding 39S ribosomal protein L32, mitochondrial produces the protein MAVLVLVRSPLPRLRALFQCCWGRLECGLWPGVFGGQSPPWGPALAVQGPALIPQGINDTGESSTEAPSLLESVMWMAAPKQRRTIEVNRCRRRHPSKLIEIKRNIDVCPECGNLKQKHVLCGYCYAKVKEETRLIRMEIYKKEGRPFNAPTVETVVLYEGEKPTEKDEGKRIIERARKRPSWFVQN, from the exons ATGGCGGTGCTGGTCCTGGTCCGCTCTCCGCTACCGCGGCTTCGCGCtctgttccagtgctgctgggggcgGCTGGAGTGCGGCCTCTGGCCGGGTGTCTTCGGCGGCCAAAGCCCGCCCTGGG gACCAGCACTAGCTGTGCAAGGTCCGGCTCTTATTCCACAAGGGATCAATGACACCGGCGAGAGCAGCACCGAGGCGCCAAGCCTGCTGGAGAGCGTGATGTGGATGGCGGCGCCCAAGCAGAGGCGCACGATCGAGGTGAACCGCTGCAGGCGGAGGCATCCCAGCAAGCTCATAGAAATAAAG AGGAACATAGATGTTTGTCCTGAATGTGGAAACTTGAAGCAGAAACATGTCCTTTGTGGCTATTGTTATGCAAAGGTCAAAGAAGAAACTCGACTGATACGGATGGAAATATACAAGAAAGAAGGACGACCATTTAATGCTCCAACTGTAGAGACTGTTGTCCTTtatgaaggagaaaaacccacagaaaaagATGAAGGCAAGCGGATCATTGAAAGAGCCAGGAAGCGTCCATCTTGGTTTGTTCAAAATTGA